One window from the genome of Salisaeta longa DSM 21114 encodes:
- the carB gene encoding carbamoyl-phosphate synthase large subunit has product MPKRTDIDTILLIGSGPIVIGQACEFDYSGTQAARALRDEGYRVVLVNSNPATIMTDPMTADAVYLRDLTPDSIKQIVAEEQPDAVLPTMGGQTALNLAQDLKDEGFWAAHGIDVLGVDIDTVQMTEDRQQFRDLMETIGMDQARSRTAKSLLEAKEITQELGGLPVVIRPSYTLGGSGGGIVWSADEFEQKVTRGLELSPVHQVLIEECLFGWKEYELELLRDANDNVIIVCSIENVDPMGVHTGDSVTVAPQQTLTDKQYQRMRDGAIKAMRSIGTFAGGCNIQFAFEPGTGRMIVIEINPRVSRSSALASKATGYPIAKVAARLAAGYTLDELPNEITGSTSACFEPAIDYVVTKIPRWNFDKFEGVDEELTTQMKAVGEVMAIGRTFPESLQKAWQSLEIGYAGLGADRADADRATVRERLKRPHWDGLLHIRHAFRYGASVEEVYDITKIDPWFLHQIRQLVALEDRIREHALEAIDAAFMQRIKQHGFSDTQIAYLVTDDVTEDAVRAYRKGLQVQPTYQVVDTCAGEFPAETPYFYSSYETANESVATDSAKVLILGSGPNRIGQGIEFDYSCVHGVRAAREMGYEALMLNCNPETVSTDFDVADKLYFEPVFWERVRDVIDHEQPDGVIVQLGGQTALKLAERFHAEDIPIFGTGYPTMDLAEDRGKFTGVLRDLDIPFPEYGVAHTVDEAVATAESIGYPILVRPSYVLGGQGMRIAINREEVATYVQNILDLFPDNEILLDRFIEDAIELDVDAVCDGDETWITGIMQHIEPAGVHSGDSTAVLPPYSLHPKAEAKVRTYVAQIAQALEVKGLLNTQFVVKGEQVYVIEANPRASRTVPFVAKATGVPIAAIATKVMLGAKLAGFREQGLLESSLTGYALKEPVFSWDKFPEVPKELGPEMKSTGEAIAFVDELTDAHFQRPYEMKDLYLSR; this is encoded by the coding sequence ATGCCCAAGCGGACCGACATCGACACGATTTTGCTCATTGGCTCCGGGCCCATCGTCATTGGCCAGGCGTGCGAGTTTGACTACAGCGGCACGCAGGCCGCGCGGGCCCTGCGCGATGAAGGCTACCGGGTCGTGCTCGTCAACTCGAACCCGGCCACCATCATGACCGACCCGATGACGGCCGATGCGGTTTACCTGCGCGACCTCACGCCCGACTCGATCAAGCAGATCGTGGCCGAGGAGCAGCCCGACGCGGTGCTGCCCACCATGGGCGGACAAACGGCCCTGAACCTGGCGCAAGACCTGAAGGACGAAGGGTTTTGGGCGGCCCACGGCATTGACGTGCTGGGCGTGGACATCGACACGGTGCAGATGACGGAGGACCGCCAGCAATTCCGCGACTTGATGGAAACCATTGGCATGGATCAGGCGCGCAGCCGCACCGCCAAGAGTCTGCTGGAGGCCAAAGAAATCACGCAGGAGCTGGGCGGGCTGCCGGTGGTCATTCGGCCGTCGTACACGCTGGGCGGCTCGGGCGGCGGCATCGTGTGGAGCGCCGACGAGTTCGAGCAGAAAGTGACCCGCGGGTTGGAGCTCTCGCCGGTGCACCAGGTGCTCATCGAGGAGTGCTTGTTTGGCTGGAAGGAGTACGAGCTGGAGCTGCTGCGCGACGCCAACGACAACGTCATCATTGTGTGCTCCATCGAAAACGTCGACCCGATGGGTGTGCACACGGGGGACTCGGTGACGGTGGCGCCGCAGCAAACCCTTACCGACAAGCAGTACCAGCGCATGCGCGACGGAGCGATCAAGGCCATGCGGTCCATTGGCACGTTTGCCGGGGGCTGCAACATTCAGTTTGCCTTTGAGCCCGGCACCGGCCGCATGATCGTCATCGAGATCAATCCGCGGGTGAGCCGCTCCTCGGCGCTCGCGTCAAAAGCCACCGGGTACCCCATTGCAAAGGTAGCCGCCCGGCTGGCCGCCGGATACACGCTCGACGAACTTCCGAACGAAATTACCGGCTCGACCAGCGCCTGCTTCGAGCCCGCCATCGACTACGTCGTCACAAAGATTCCGCGCTGGAATTTTGACAAGTTTGAGGGCGTCGACGAGGAGCTGACGACGCAGATGAAAGCGGTGGGCGAGGTGATGGCCATCGGGCGAACGTTCCCCGAGAGCCTGCAAAAAGCATGGCAGAGCCTAGAGATTGGCTACGCCGGCCTGGGCGCCGACCGAGCCGACGCCGACCGCGCCACCGTGCGCGAGCGGCTGAAGCGTCCACACTGGGACGGGCTGCTGCATATCCGGCATGCGTTCCGCTACGGCGCGAGCGTCGAGGAGGTGTACGACATCACCAAGATCGACCCGTGGTTCTTGCACCAAATCCGGCAGCTGGTGGCGCTGGAGGATCGCATCCGCGAACACGCGCTCGAAGCCATCGACGCGGCCTTCATGCAGCGCATCAAGCAACACGGCTTCTCGGACACCCAGATTGCCTACCTCGTCACCGACGACGTGACGGAAGATGCCGTGCGCGCCTATCGGAAGGGCCTGCAGGTACAGCCCACGTACCAGGTGGTCGACACCTGTGCGGGCGAGTTTCCGGCCGAGACGCCGTACTTCTATTCCAGCTACGAGACGGCTAACGAGAGCGTTGCAACCGATAGCGCGAAGGTGCTCATTTTGGGCAGCGGCCCCAACCGCATTGGGCAGGGCATCGAGTTCGATTACTCGTGCGTGCACGGGGTGCGCGCGGCCCGCGAGATGGGCTACGAGGCCCTCATGCTAAACTGCAACCCCGAAACGGTATCGACGGACTTCGACGTGGCCGACAAGCTCTACTTTGAGCCGGTCTTTTGGGAGCGCGTCCGCGACGTCATCGACCACGAGCAGCCCGACGGCGTGATCGTGCAGTTGGGCGGGCAAACCGCGCTGAAGCTGGCCGAGCGTTTCCATGCCGAAGACATCCCCATCTTTGGCACCGGCTATCCTACGATGGACCTGGCCGAAGACCGCGGCAAGTTTACCGGCGTGCTGCGTGACCTCGACATTCCATTCCCGGAGTACGGCGTGGCGCACACGGTAGACGAGGCCGTCGCGACCGCCGAATCCATTGGCTACCCCATCCTGGTGCGCCCCAGTTACGTACTGGGCGGGCAGGGCATGCGCATTGCCATCAACCGTGAGGAGGTGGCCACGTACGTGCAAAACATTCTGGACCTCTTTCCGGACAACGAGATTTTGCTCGACCGCTTCATCGAAGACGCGATTGAGCTTGACGTCGATGCGGTGTGCGACGGCGACGAGACGTGGATCACCGGCATCATGCAGCACATTGAGCCGGCCGGCGTGCACAGCGGCGACTCGACGGCCGTGCTGCCGCCGTACAGCTTGCACCCGAAGGCCGAGGCGAAGGTACGCACCTACGTCGCGCAGATTGCACAGGCGCTGGAAGTAAAGGGCCTGCTAAACACGCAGTTTGTGGTGAAGGGCGAGCAGGTGTACGTGATTGAGGCCAATCCGCGGGCCTCGCGCACGGTACCGTTTGTAGCGAAGGCCACGGGCGTGCCCATCGCGGCCATCGCTACGAAGGTGATGTTGGGCGCTAAACTGGCAGGATTTCGTGAGCAGGGGCTGCTCGAATCGTCGCTTACGGGCTACGCGCTCAAGGAACCCGTCTTTTCGTGGGACAAATTTCCGGAGGTGCCCAAGGAGCTGGGTCCCGAGATGAAGTCGACCGGCGAGGCCATCGCATTTGTCGACGAACTCACCGACGCGCACTTCCAGCGGCCGTACGAGATGAAGGACCTGTACTTGTCGCGATAA
- a CDS encoding carboxypeptidase M32, giving the protein MSDALEALRTRLAKIEDVKHAAAVLAWDQETWMPPEGESGRAQQLSTLHTLAHDLFVDDATGALLNMAEAAATQPLDADLVRVVRRDYERERTVASDLVARLSEAAARGQAAWQKARANDDFEAFAPHLERLVQLNIEKAEQLGYDDTPYDALLEEYEPGCTTATLVDTFGALRRALVPIVEHIAAAPALDASPVHGPFPKAQQRTFGEAVMADLGYDFSRGRQDESAHPFTTAFGIDDVRVTTRYDTSFFPTAFFSMLHEAGHAMYEQGLSPDLARTPLAEGASLGMHESQSRLWENMVGRSRAFWTHYFPKAQAAFPDALADTAAEAFYRAINRVEPSLIRVEADEVTYPLHVMVRFELERALIEERLTVDELPAAWNARMDEYLGVVPDSDANGVLQDVHWSMGAFGYFPTYALGTLMATQLWDAIERDIPNVRAQVAQGQTSHILEWLRTHIHRHGRRRTAEELLQDATGEGLTADPWLAYVRKKFGALYGSIPQAA; this is encoded by the coding sequence ATGAGCGATGCACTGGAAGCGCTCCGCACGCGACTTGCGAAAATTGAGGATGTGAAGCACGCGGCGGCCGTGCTGGCGTGGGACCAGGAAACGTGGATGCCCCCGGAAGGCGAATCGGGGCGCGCCCAGCAGTTGAGCACGCTGCACACGCTCGCGCACGATCTGTTCGTGGACGATGCCACCGGCGCGCTCCTCAACATGGCGGAGGCGGCGGCTACGCAGCCGCTGGATGCCGACCTGGTGCGTGTGGTGCGGCGCGACTATGAACGCGAGCGCACCGTGGCCTCCGACCTGGTGGCCCGCCTCTCCGAAGCCGCGGCCCGCGGGCAGGCAGCGTGGCAGAAGGCGCGTGCCAACGACGACTTTGAGGCCTTTGCGCCCCACCTGGAGCGGCTGGTGCAGCTCAACATCGAAAAAGCCGAACAGCTGGGCTACGACGACACGCCCTACGATGCGCTGCTGGAGGAATATGAACCCGGCTGTACCACTGCTACGCTCGTCGATACGTTTGGCGCACTGCGCCGCGCGCTGGTGCCCATCGTGGAGCACATCGCCGCGGCGCCCGCGCTGGATGCGTCGCCCGTGCATGGCCCCTTTCCCAAAGCGCAGCAGCGCACGTTTGGCGAGGCCGTGATGGCCGACCTCGGCTACGACTTTTCGCGGGGCCGCCAAGACGAGTCGGCGCACCCGTTTACCACCGCCTTTGGCATCGATGACGTGCGCGTAACCACGCGGTACGATACGTCGTTCTTCCCCACGGCCTTCTTCTCGATGCTCCACGAAGCGGGGCACGCGATGTACGAGCAGGGCCTGTCGCCCGACCTGGCGCGTACGCCCCTGGCCGAGGGCGCATCGCTGGGCATGCACGAGTCGCAGTCGCGCCTCTGGGAAAACATGGTGGGCCGCAGCCGCGCCTTCTGGACGCACTACTTCCCCAAAGCGCAAGCGGCCTTCCCCGACGCCCTCGCGGACACCGCGGCGGAGGCGTTCTACCGGGCCATCAACCGCGTGGAGCCGTCGCTTATCCGCGTGGAGGCCGACGAGGTGACCTATCCGCTGCATGTGATGGTGCGCTTCGAGTTGGAGCGCGCCCTCATCGAGGAGCGCCTGACCGTAGACGAGCTGCCGGCGGCCTGGAACGCCCGCATGGACGAGTACCTCGGCGTCGTGCCCGATTCCGATGCCAACGGCGTGCTGCAAGATGTGCATTGGTCGATGGGCGCGTTTGGCTACTTTCCCACCTACGCCCTGGGCACGCTCATGGCCACGCAGCTGTGGGACGCCATTGAACGAGACATACCCAACGTAAGAGCGCAGGTGGCGCAGGGGCAGACTAGCCACATCCTGGAATGGCTGCGCACCCATATCCACCGGCACGGGCGGCGGCGCACGGCCGAGGAGCTGCTGCAGGATGCCACCGGCGAGGGCCTTACGGCCGACCCCTGGCTCGCCTATGTCCGCAAGAAATTCGGCGCCCTCTACGGATCGATTCCCCAAGCCGCATGA
- a CDS encoding ExbD/TolR family protein, with product MASEHFQSRNTDTSPGISTASLPDIVFMLLIFFMVSTVLRETNLKVRTRLPAAEALTKIDQKRLISYLYIGPIKQGENQGQTAIQIDDALIENKQAIRQIMYTKLQEQPKLIVSMKVDRRSQMEVVNEVQQELREAGTLRINYSSTPASPGS from the coding sequence ATGGCGTCTGAACATTTTCAGTCTCGCAATACCGACACGTCCCCGGGAATATCAACGGCCTCCCTCCCGGACATCGTGTTCATGCTGCTCATCTTCTTCATGGTTTCGACGGTCCTCCGCGAAACCAACTTGAAGGTGCGCACGCGTCTCCCGGCGGCCGAGGCCCTCACAAAGATTGACCAAAAGCGGCTGATCTCGTACCTCTACATTGGGCCGATCAAGCAAGGGGAAAACCAGGGCCAAACGGCCATCCAGATTGATGATGCCCTGATTGAGAATAAGCAAGCCATCCGGCAGATCATGTACACGAAGCTGCAGGAGCAGCCCAAGCTGATCGTGTCGATGAAGGTCGATCGGCGGTCGCAGATGGAGGTTGTGAACGAGGTGCAGCAAGAGCTCCGTGAAGCGGGGACGCTGCGTATTAACTACTCGTCTACTCCGGCGAGCCCCGGCTCGTAA
- a CDS encoding RluA family pseudouridine synthase, with amino-acid sequence MSDAFDPTAYDAEVTRAGNVVEVTVPTEATPVRIDKYLTRFYPQASRTKIQRSIKQGHVKVNGADVKKSYPVEPGDQIVCRLIQPPPLSADPEAIPLDVVYEDEHLLVVHKPAGMVVHPAPGHRSGTLVNALLHHVDGASVAPDDEAAADDVGLSMVNALPARPNHPVVRPGIVHRLDKGTSGLLVVAKRDTVHRALAAQFKAHTIDRVYHAIVWGRPDPPAGTVSGAIGRDPNHRQRMAVVPPEDGKAATTHYETIGALTHVAHMRFQLETGRTHQIRVHARHMGHPVLGDPKYDGARVRYGTQSGSRRRFFTNLFETMPHPALHAHRLGFTHPATGEHLTFTADWPEDVAAVWARLQKAGE; translated from the coding sequence ATGAGCGACGCGTTCGACCCCACCGCATACGACGCCGAGGTCACCCGCGCGGGCAACGTCGTGGAAGTGACCGTGCCCACAGAAGCTACGCCCGTGCGCATCGACAAGTACCTGACGCGGTTTTATCCGCAGGCCTCGCGCACCAAAATTCAGCGCAGCATCAAGCAGGGCCACGTGAAGGTGAACGGTGCCGACGTCAAAAAGTCGTACCCGGTAGAGCCCGGCGACCAGATTGTGTGCCGCCTCATTCAGCCGCCCCCGCTCTCCGCCGATCCGGAGGCCATTCCGCTCGATGTGGTGTACGAAGACGAGCACCTGCTGGTGGTACACAAGCCCGCCGGCATGGTGGTGCATCCTGCGCCGGGCCATCGCAGCGGAACGCTCGTGAACGCGCTGCTGCATCACGTCGACGGGGCCTCGGTGGCGCCGGACGATGAAGCGGCTGCCGATGACGTCGGATTGTCGATGGTTAACGCCCTGCCCGCGCGCCCCAACCACCCCGTGGTGCGGCCCGGCATTGTGCACCGGCTCGACAAGGGCACCTCGGGCCTTTTGGTGGTGGCGAAGCGCGATACGGTGCACCGCGCGCTGGCGGCACAGTTCAAGGCCCACACCATCGATCGCGTCTATCACGCCATCGTCTGGGGCCGTCCCGATCCGCCTGCAGGCACAGTTTCCGGTGCCATCGGCCGCGACCCGAACCACCGGCAGCGCATGGCTGTGGTGCCGCCCGAGGACGGAAAGGCCGCTACCACGCACTACGAGACAATCGGGGCGCTCACGCACGTGGCGCACATGCGCTTTCAGCTGGAAACGGGACGCACGCACCAGATTCGGGTACACGCCCGCCACATGGGCCATCCCGTGCTGGGCGATCCCAAATACGACGGCGCCCGCGTGCGCTACGGAACGCAAAGCGGATCCCGCCGGCGCTTCTTTACCAATCTGTTCGAGACCATGCCCCATCCGGCGCTGCACGCGCACCGCCTCGGATTTACACATCCCGCGACCGGCGAGCACCTCACCTTCACCGCCGACTGGCCCGAGGACGTCGCGGCCGTGTGGGCGCGCCTCCAAAAAGCGGGCGAGTGA
- a CDS encoding energy transducer TonB, giving the protein MTNNHKLLGVACMLSIVFVSACTASNNARQTSGRSWKVADKYIVAYDTVYAENDVDTPPAPIGGMKAVYQNLEYPSEARKNRIEGTVHVRVVVSPESLATNPVIIRPVHPTLNKASVRAILKSRFKPGRHNGRAVPTQMTMPVSFELL; this is encoded by the coding sequence ATGACCAACAATCACAAGCTGCTTGGCGTGGCCTGCATGCTATCAATCGTGTTTGTAAGTGCGTGTACGGCGAGCAACAACGCGCGTCAGACGTCGGGCCGCTCATGGAAAGTGGCTGACAAATACATCGTCGCATACGACACGGTGTACGCTGAGAACGATGTAGATACACCGCCTGCGCCGATAGGCGGTATGAAAGCCGTCTACCAAAACTTGGAATATCCCTCGGAGGCTCGGAAGAATAGAATTGAGGGGACGGTGCATGTGCGCGTTGTGGTTTCTCCGGAGAGCTTGGCGACAAATCCGGTGATCATTCGGCCTGTGCATCCGACGCTGAACAAGGCGTCCGTACGAGCTATTTTGAAGTCTCGTTTTAAGCCGGGTCGGCACAACGGTCGAGCGGTGCCCACACAAATGACAATGCCGGTCAGTTTCGAACTGTTGTGA
- a CDS encoding DUF4293 family protein, whose protein sequence is MIQRIQSVYLVLAAVALASLPFLNFDAGVSLAWFTPTVIGLSGLAALSAVGCVALYANRERQLQAVQGVQVLVIVLAGAFYGGLFLAGGLAVQGAQGILWPNVAELALPIVAYGLLVLARRGIKKDIELVASMDRLR, encoded by the coding sequence ATGATTCAACGCATCCAATCGGTGTATCTGGTACTGGCGGCCGTGGCGCTTGCTAGCCTTCCCTTCTTGAACTTCGATGCCGGCGTGTCGCTCGCGTGGTTTACTCCAACCGTCATCGGCCTTTCGGGGCTTGCCGCACTAAGCGCCGTGGGCTGCGTGGCGCTTTATGCCAACCGTGAACGGCAGTTGCAAGCCGTGCAGGGGGTCCAGGTACTGGTGATTGTGCTGGCTGGTGCGTTCTACGGCGGCCTCTTCCTTGCCGGCGGTCTTGCCGTTCAGGGCGCGCAGGGCATTTTGTGGCCGAATGTAGCCGAGCTTGCCCTCCCCATTGTTGCATACGGATTGCTGGTGCTGGCGCGCCGCGGCATCAAGAAAGATATCGAGCTGGTGGCGTCAATGGACCGCCTCCGGTAG
- the mce gene encoding methylmalonyl-CoA epimerase has translation MISLEHIGIAVDDAAAVRACYRDLLGVLPYKTETVDVQGVRTHFLAAGSAKLELLEATSDDSPIASFLERRGPGIHHLAFNVPNAQAALDRLRDAGYTPLSDTPQPGADGKRIFFLHPKDTHGVLVECCEEAAYTPDQHTIPFRDTTLAAYTAGARHLPPLLLLHGAAGSVETELAGLIHRLEAHFRVVAVDFSGHGQSPFAKAPFGPDLFVANARAALDAFDIDTAHVFGFSMGGYMALEYAFRHPKRVRRLAMHGTTVSWDAALVRGMQRRLRPDAVPSPVAASLDTAHTDWRRLFQTMHDWVPALPEASDTMQAHAQALRVPALVSGNDRDDLFPLRDVLALHDAVPDSRLAVVPSARHGLQNGPTKLLADVLVDFFQPTPAP, from the coding sequence ATGATCTCGCTTGAGCACATTGGCATTGCCGTGGATGACGCCGCGGCGGTTCGGGCCTGCTACCGCGACCTGCTCGGCGTGCTGCCCTACAAAACCGAGACGGTGGACGTCCAGGGCGTGCGCACCCATTTCCTCGCGGCCGGGTCGGCCAAGCTGGAGCTTCTTGAGGCCACCTCCGACGATTCGCCCATCGCGTCCTTCCTCGAACGACGCGGGCCCGGCATTCACCACCTTGCCTTCAACGTGCCCAACGCGCAGGCCGCGCTCGACCGACTGCGCGACGCCGGGTACACACCGCTCAGCGACACGCCCCAGCCGGGCGCCGATGGCAAACGCATCTTCTTCCTGCACCCCAAGGACACCCACGGCGTGCTCGTTGAGTGCTGCGAGGAGGCCGCGTACACGCCCGACCAACACACCATTCCGTTTCGCGACACCACGCTGGCCGCGTACACCGCCGGCGCGCGCCACCTGCCGCCCCTGCTGCTACTTCATGGCGCAGCCGGCTCGGTGGAAACCGAACTCGCGGGGCTGATCCACCGCCTGGAGGCGCATTTTCGGGTGGTGGCGGTCGACTTTAGCGGCCACGGGCAGTCGCCGTTTGCCAAAGCGCCGTTTGGCCCCGATCTGTTTGTGGCCAACGCGCGGGCTGCGCTCGATGCCTTCGACATCGACACCGCACACGTGTTTGGCTTCTCGATGGGCGGCTACATGGCGCTCGAATACGCCTTCCGCCACCCGAAGCGCGTACGCCGGTTGGCCATGCACGGCACCACCGTCAGCTGGGACGCGGCGCTCGTGCGAGGGATGCAGCGCCGCTTGCGCCCAGACGCCGTTCCGAGCCCCGTGGCGGCATCGCTCGACACCGCACACACCGACTGGCGGCGGCTCTTCCAAACCATGCACGACTGGGTGCCCGCCCTGCCCGAGGCTTCCGACACGATGCAGGCTCATGCCCAGGCGCTACGCGTGCCGGCGCTGGTGAGCGGCAACGACCGCGACGATCTCTTTCCGCTACGCGATGTGCTTGCGCTGCACGATGCCGTCCCGGACAGCCGTCTGGCGGTGGTGCCAAGCGCGCGCCACGGGTTGCAAAACGGGCCCACAAAGCTCCTCGCCGACGTGCTTGTGGACTTTTTCCAGCCGACGCCTGCGCCGTAA
- a CDS encoding energy transducer TonB: MINPFTNVQGKPMRNDLMRCAPFYILTILFLSACWKGPNVSRKDDPKVIFADRYNVRYDTVYAENDIDTPPAPIGGVMAIYRKLSYPTYARRYGIEGVVRIRFVVSPEGQPTNPVIVHSAHRLLDNAATKALLKSRFEPGRYNDQPVPTQMTLPLTFGLR, encoded by the coding sequence ATGATCAATCCCTTTACAAATGTACAAGGAAAGCCGATGCGCAATGACCTCATGCGGTGCGCTCCGTTTTACATTCTGACGATTCTGTTTTTGAGTGCGTGTTGGAAAGGACCGAATGTAAGCCGCAAAGATGATCCGAAAGTGATATTTGCTGACCGGTATAATGTCCGTTACGACACGGTGTACGCCGAGAACGATATAGATACACCGCCCGCGCCCATTGGTGGGGTGATGGCCATCTACAGAAAATTGAGCTATCCCACGTATGCCCGGCGGTACGGTATCGAAGGAGTCGTACGCATTCGTTTTGTCGTTTCGCCCGAAGGGCAGCCGACGAATCCAGTAATCGTTCATTCTGCGCATCGGTTGTTAGACAACGCTGCAACAAAAGCTTTATTAAAGTCAAGATTTGAACCGGGTCGGTACAACGATCAACCGGTGCCCACGCAGATGACTCTGCCGCTTACGTTCGGCTTGCGGTGA
- the carA gene encoding glutamine-hydrolyzing carbamoyl-phosphate synthase small subunit: MPQDAAASHDSSAPPATLALADGTVVHGTAIGHVGLTGGELCFNTSMTGYQEIMTDPSYAGQLMMMTYPHIGNYAASDEDMEAERPMIAGFIVRSFTADPSNPQATETLDAFMKRYELVGITGVDTRMLVRHIREKGVMNAVISSTEMDEAALVEKAQAWPSMEGLELASRVSVDAPYTYAEGDGPRIAVYDFGVKQNILRSFAARGCTVRVWPGETPFAEVQAWQPDGLFLSNGPGDPRAMPDAIETARAACASGTPVFGICLGHQLMALAHGADVYKMFVGHRGANHPVQNLDTQRVEVTTQNHGFAVVEESIGDDVARVTHRNLNDETVEGLRFKQFAGLSLQYHPEASPGPHDSHYLFGEFLDLIEAVEQPAGPADPS, translated from the coding sequence ATGCCTCAGGACGCTGCTGCTTCCCACGATTCTTCCGCTCCCCCTGCTACGCTCGCCCTTGCCGATGGTACCGTTGTACATGGCACGGCCATTGGACACGTGGGCCTTACCGGCGGCGAGTTGTGCTTTAACACGAGCATGACCGGCTACCAAGAGATCATGACAGACCCGTCGTACGCGGGGCAGCTCATGATGATGACGTACCCGCACATTGGCAACTACGCGGCGAGCGACGAAGACATGGAGGCCGAGCGCCCGATGATTGCCGGGTTCATTGTGCGGTCGTTTACCGCCGACCCCTCAAACCCGCAGGCCACCGAGACGCTCGATGCGTTCATGAAGCGATACGAGCTGGTAGGCATCACGGGTGTCGACACGCGGATGCTGGTGCGGCACATCCGGGAGAAGGGCGTCATGAACGCCGTCATCTCCTCAACGGAAATGGACGAGGCGGCGCTGGTGGAAAAGGCCCAGGCGTGGCCCAGCATGGAAGGGCTGGAGCTGGCGTCTCGGGTGAGCGTCGATGCGCCGTACACCTACGCCGAAGGCGACGGGCCGCGCATTGCGGTGTACGACTTTGGGGTGAAGCAAAACATTCTGCGCTCGTTCGCGGCCCGCGGGTGCACCGTGCGCGTATGGCCCGGCGAGACGCCGTTTGCCGAGGTGCAGGCCTGGCAGCCCGACGGCCTCTTTCTGTCGAACGGCCCCGGCGATCCGCGCGCGATGCCGGACGCGATTGAGACCGCGCGGGCGGCGTGTGCGAGCGGCACGCCGGTGTTTGGCATTTGCCTGGGCCACCAGCTGATGGCGCTAGCGCACGGCGCCGACGTCTACAAAATGTTTGTGGGCCACCGGGGCGCCAACCATCCCGTGCAGAACCTCGACACGCAGCGCGTGGAGGTAACGACCCAAAACCACGGCTTTGCGGTGGTAGAAGAGAGCATCGGCGACGACGTAGCCCGCGTTACGCACCGCAACCTCAACGACGAGACCGTTGAGGGGCTGCGCTTTAAGCAGTTTGCCGGGCTGTCGCTGCAATATCACCCCGAGGCCTCGCCCGGTCCGCACGACAGCCACTACCTGTTCGGCGAATTTCTGGACCTCATTGAAGCGGTGGAGCAACCCGCCGGCCCGGCAGACCCGTCGTAG